The sequence below is a genomic window from Citricoccus muralis.
ACGCCGGTCAAGGCGCGCGTCATCTCAGGCGTCATCGCGCCCGACCACGCACATTCACAGCGGAGGCTTCCGCGGGTTCGGGATCGGGCCGGTGACGTGGTTCGACATCGAAGAGTGGGATGAAAAACTGGCAGAGCGGGCCGATGGCCAATGCGAAGACGACGGTTCCGATCCCGAAGACGCCGCCGAGCAGCCAGCCCAAGGTGACCACGATGATTTCTAATCCCGTGCGGACCACCCAGATGGGCTTTCCGGTGACGCGGTGCAGGCCGGTCATGAGCCCGTCCCGAGGACCTGGACCAAACCGCGCGCCGATGTAGAGTCCGGTGGCCAATCCGACCATCGTCACCCCGGCGATCATCAACAGCACTCGCACCCAGAGTGCGGACACCTCTGGAATCATCAGCAGTGCGAAATCCGCAGCCGGTCCCACGAGCAGCGCGTTGAGTACCGTGCCCAGGCCGGGCCGCTCCCGCAACGGAATCCAGCACAGCAACACCACCACGCTGACGAGGATGATGACCATCCCAAAACTTAGTGGAACATGGTTGCTCACCCCGAGAGTGAGGACATCCCACGGCGCGGCGCCCAGCATGCTGCGAACCAGCATGGCCAGACCGACCCCATAGAAAAACAAGCCGACCAGCAGCTGGACGACACGACGCAGAACCATGGCGTCATCTTATCCAGCCGATTGATCCGCTCCGCGCGATAGGTGATGATCGTCATCAATGAAAGTCGGCAGGGGAGGAGGATACATGGGAGACCCGGTCTGCTGGCTCTCGCACGTTTGCCCAGAATGCGGGGCTTTCAACGAGGAGAATTCGGCTCAACCTAGCGCTCATCGGGCGTGCTGGCGCTGCGGTTTCGACCTCGATGACGAAGGGGATACTACAACCGAATAGCTAGAGATACATGCCTGAGGCGTCGGAACTGTCTTCCGGCTCGGCGACCGCATGCAGGTCGCGTTCGCGGAGCAAGACGTAGGCGCGAGCGTTAAGTTCCACC
It includes:
- a CDS encoding YczE/YyaS/YitT family protein — encoded protein: MVLRRVVQLLVGLFFYGVGLAMLVRSMLGAAPWDVLTLGVSNHVPLSFGMVIILVSVVVLLCWIPLRERPGLGTVLNALLVGPAADFALLMIPEVSALWVRVLLMIAGVTMVGLATGLYIGARFGPGPRDGLMTGLHRVTGKPIWVVRTGLEIIVVTLGWLLGGVFGIGTVVFALAIGPLCQFFIPLFDVEPRHRPDPEPAEASAVNVRGRAR